Proteins encoded within one genomic window of Anopheles gambiae chromosome 3, idAnoGambNW_F1_1, whole genome shotgun sequence:
- the LOC3291466 gene encoding uncharacterized protein LOC3291466 — protein MVRCLVRNHLSWMVMTVVIIAVAQCEAKKCGVMCRVRDPMKIGNSQMLKQCLYEIYPVESTQSTDGSGKTLYASDDRRNRLFSLYGGPSSCEYFGTMIQTAKGRDTLVETIRRQLQKSGFKGLDLQCDPVQARVTQQTYAEFMEQLRSFLGNTYVVMVTMNSCQLEPKLVETLNRVADFVTINHVGQSSMLSSALMYGLARHRLLLTTPSPASISCPLNSDYSLNEVLSQIEQHHLFGAVVELDRDDVNNQCGEGPFPLFRKVLDRLCSNAECNFSGFVRDTRNCGQYYSCDNGITTPHHCPVGHSFDLCKSTCEPFLKVDCNSTTCSVNGGLPNGFFPVPYPVPFPFPNLNCSIFDNGGGNNNGGNNNGGSNNQSSDCCCDVLKNITMILTGTDQFSELVQLLIDLGLDDTFGELRKALKNITPLVKNIVDQLNLLLGALLNGQQAMNGTMTDMNGAGVQAGIIQGLLEKILEIVQNLLKLLGVDLLGTGGTGLLSGLLGGVGGGGGGLLGGALGV, from the exons ATGGTGCGGTGTTTAGTTAGGAATCACCTCTCTTGGATGGTGATGACGGTGGTGATTATAGCAGTGGCACAATGTGAGGCTAAAAAGTGTGGTGTCATGTGTCGTGTGCGTGATCCTATGAAGATCGGCAATAGTCAAATGTTGAAGCAGTGCCTGTACGAGATATACCCGGTCGAGAGCACACAGAGTACGGACGGCAGTGGGAAAACTCTGTACGCGAGCGATGATCGACGCAATCGGCTGTTCTCGCTGTACGGTGGTCCGAGCTCGTGCGAGTACTTCGGTACGATGATTCAGACGGCCAAGGGGCGCGACACGCTGGTGGAGACGATCCGTCGGCAGCTGCAGAAGAGTGGCTTCAAGGGGCTGGATCTGCAGTGCGATCCGGTGCAGGCTCGCGTCACCCAGCAGACGTATGCGGAGTTTATGGAGCAGCTGCGCAGCTTCCTGGGCAACACGTACGTAGTGATGGTGACGATGAACAGCTGCCAGCTGGAGCCGAAGCTAGTGGAGACGCTGAACCGAGTGGCGGACTTTGTAACGATCAACCATGTCGGACAG TCCTCGATGCTATCCAGTGCGCTGATGTACGGTTTGGCCAGACATCGCCTGCTGCTGACGACACCATCGCCAGCCTCGATCAGCTGTCCGCTGAACAGCGACTACTCGCTGAACGAGGTGCTGAGCCAGATCGAGCAGCATCATCTGTTCGGAGCAGTCGTTGAGCTTGATCGGGACGACGTGAACAATCAATGCGGCGAAGGTCCTTTCCCGCTGTTCCGCAAGGTGCTGGATCGGCTCTGCTCCAATGCTGAGTGTAACTTCAGTGGATTCGTGCGGGATACGCGCAACTGTGGCCAATACTACTCGTGTGATAACGGAAT TACAACGCCACACCACTGCCCGGTCGGCCATTCGTTCGATCTGTGTAAGAGCACCTGCGAACCGTTTCTGAAGGTGGACTGCAACAGCACGACGTGCTCGGTGAACGGAGGGCTGCCAAATGGATTCTTCCCCGTACCGTACCCGGTTCCGTTCCCGTTCCCGAACCTGAACTGTTCGATCTTTGACAACGGCGGtggcaacaacaacggcggCAACAACAACGGTGGTAGCAACAACCAATCGTccgactgctgctgcgatgTGCTGAAAAACATCACGATGATTTTAACCGGTACGGATCAGTTCTCGGAGCTGGTGCAGCTACTCATAGACCTCGGGCTGGACGATACGTTCGGCGAGTTGCGCAAGGCACTGAAGAACATTACGCCCTTGGTGAAGAATATCGTTGACCAGCTGAACCTTCTGCTCGGTGCATTGCTGAACGGTCAGCAAGCGATGAACGGCACGATGACCGACATGAACGGTGCAGGCGTTCAAGCCGGTATCATTCAGGGTTTGTTGGAAAAGATTTtggaaatagtgcaaaatctTTTGAAGCTTTTGGGCGTAGACCTTTTGGGTACCGGTGGTACCGGTCTGTTGAGCGGGCTGCTTGGTggtgtcggtggtggtggtggtgggctgcTAGGTGGCGCTCTAGGAGTATGA
- the LOC5667821 gene encoding uncharacterized protein LOC5667821 produces the protein MSGNGTTGNTTTGNTTAVPTLPAVTLPGVTLPGLGGSLVSVSLQANLELLNGLLPALLTLLPLLLPLLPALLGALPLLGLPANLVNIVGDLQANLGVLGGVLPTVANVMVDLQASLGGLDSVLQTVLGLVQALLELARIDTIKRSNASADVLLTIVLPFNVTVQSVHRQLSERIGIVLRDNVLDGVDLDYDIALLDHYEQHRYGQFLRQLRTALSDKYRISTTIGCHTLGSSKALLTAFNDQLDLVSVVGVNMLEDELLNRSAEEFLVREYEAEYIERLVSGGLRPEKIVLSVLTVGVVFNPGSYRAVRSLHRSLQVGVLAYGQVCELLRERQAKCGDGSKRPTCSLFAGRAAVVYDSETTVRLRTEQAHRLAARGVLILPNYDDTENRCGAGPFPLFRSLMEGVKEWTASESSVLVCDGKQRYGDAADRLVYYTFYNGR, from the exons ATGTCCGGTAACGGTACCACCGGTAACACTACCACCGGTAACACTACCGCCG TGCCCACACTGCCAGCAGTAACCCTGCCCGGTGTGACGCTTCCGGGACTGGGCGGTTCGTTAGTCTCCGTCTCGCTTCAAGCAAATCTGGAGCTGCTGAACGGGCTACTGCCCGCACTGCTTACACTGCTACCACTGTTGCTAC CATTGCTTCCGGCTCTCCTCGGGGCACTGCCATTGCTCGGCTTGCCCGCCAATCTGGTAAACATTGTGGGCGACCTGCAGGCCAATCTGGGCGTTCTTGGCGGTGTGCTGCCGACG GTGGCTAACGTTATGGTTGATCTTCAGGCAAGCTTGGGCGGTCTGGACAGTGTGTTACAGACGGTGCTAGGGTTGGTTCAAGCGTTGCTCG AACTCGCCCGTATCGACACCATCAAGCGAAGTAACGCTTCGGCGGATGTGCTACTAACGATAGTGCTGCCCTTCAACGTTACCGTCCAGTCGGTGCACCGGCAGCTCAGCGAACGCATCGGCATAGTGCTGCGCGACAACGTGCTGGACGGCGTGGACCTAGACTACGACATTGCACTGCTCGACCACTACGAGCAGCATCGGTACGGACAGTTTCTGCGCCAGCTGCGCACGGCACTGAGCGACAAGTATCGCATCAGCACCACGATCGGGTGCCATACGCTGGGCAGCTCGAAAGCGCTACTAACCGCGTTCAACGACCAGCTCGATCTGGTGAGCGTGGTCGGCGTGAACATGCTGGAGGACGAGCTGCTAAACCGTAGCGCCGAAGAGTTCCTGGTGCGTGAGTACGAAGCCGAGTACATCGAGCGGCTGGTCAGCGGTGGGCTGCGGCCGGAAAAGATTGTACTCAGCGTGCTGACCGTGGGCGTTGTGTTTAATCCGGGAAGCTATCGGGCGGTGCGATCACTACACCGCAGCCTACAGGTTGGTGTGCTAGCGTACGGGCAGGTGTGTGAGCTGTTGCGCGAAAGGCAGGCAAAGTGTGGCGATGGCAGCAAGCGTCCCACGTGCTCACTGTTCGCTGGCAGAGCGGCCGTCGTGTACGATAGTGAGACGACGGTACGGTTACGTACGGAGCAGGCCCACAGACTCGCGGCACGGGGCGTGCTGATACTGCCGAACTATGACGACACGGAAAACAGGTGCGGAGCGGGTCCGTTTCCACTGTTTCGGAGCTTAATGGAGGGTGTGAAGGAATGGACAGCATCGGAGAGCAGTGTGCTTGTTTGTGATGGAAAGCAACGGTACGGGGATGCTGCCGATCGACTCGTATACTACACATTCTACAATGGAAGGTAA
- the LOC133393724 gene encoding uncharacterized protein LOC133393724, with amino-acid sequence MFDCFCSQPPVAGDTGEPNVPFETFPNHHQRPSVVATEFAAELVHQLVGGVRGGVRGYGPYLARYALLINAIETVLSMYALLTQAGWDHRLQWRPLFYIPKYLRINIALVVSLLTVYSNLAAIVGLLKHQPYLLLPYICLRLGTFVLELCYLVDKTSPRPACKLDPKVCPLERWRSWSPLMVVLVGCNLSAVIAVYMTDGGLKVGAA; translated from the exons ATGTTTGACTGTTTTTGCTCACAGCCACCGGTAGCGGGCGATACCGGCGAGCCGAACGTGCCATTTGAAACTTTTCCCAATCACCACCAGCGGCCGTCGGTGGTGGCGACCGAGTTTGCGGCCGAACTAGTGCACCAGCTGGTCGGCGGTGTGCGGGGGGGCGTCCGGGGGTACGGACCGTACCTGGCCCGGTACGCTCTCCTCATCAACGCCATCGAAACG GTGCTGTCAATGTATGCACTGCTGACGCAAGCCGGCTGGGACCATCGGCTCCAGTGGCGCCCGCTCTTCTACATTCCGAAGTATTTGCGCATCAATATCGCGCTGGTCGTGTCGCTGCTGACCGTCTACTCGAATCTGGCCGCCATCGTCGGTTTGCTAaag CATCAGCCGTACCTGCTACTGCCCTACATCTGCCTTCGGCTGGGCACGTTTGTGCTGGAGCTGTGCTACCTGGTGGATAAAACGAGCCCCCGGCCTGCCTGTAAGCTTGACCCAAAGGTTTGCCCACTCGAACGGTGGCGGTCGTGGTCGCCGCTGATGGTCGTCCTAGTTGGCTGCAATCTATCGGCAGTGATCGCTGTGTATATGACCGACGGTGGCCTGAAGGTTGGTGCTGCATGA
- the LOC133393389 gene encoding uncharacterized protein LOC133393389 translates to MKSAILYPYGPLRANGCCRMLHAKHLALTSAIYTLNISILVVLLYSWRISVNVKKYGDLEDVYYGVQIAYFAIIGTQCSMILLSVVLIFGIYRENIGLVVPWIIGFITFMALEAVAMVYSNVLRDHVNRQFDSLCKAEVAFFVSRAIINIMAMWAVTRFYNLLRAGVTWKGPELIEL, encoded by the exons ATGAAGTCTGCCATCCTGTATCCGTACGGTCCGCTGCGCGCTAATGGTTGCTGCCGGATGCTGCACGCCAAACATTTGGCACTAACGAGCGCCATCTACACCCTG aaCATTTCCATCCTGGTGGTACTGCTGTACTCGTGGCGCATCAGCGTGAACGTGAAGAAGTACGGCGACCTGGAGGATGTGTACTACG gcgtgCAGATAGCGTACTTCGCCATCATCGGTACGCAGTGTTCGATGATACTGCTCAGCGTGGTGCTTATTTTCGGCATCTATCGG gAGAACATTGGACTGGTCGTGCCGTGGATAATCGGATTTATCACCTTCATGGCACTGGAAGCGGTCGCAATGGTCTACTCGAACGTACTGCGCGACCACGTGAACCGGCAGTTCGATTCGCTCTGCAAGGCGGAGGTGGCGTTCTTCGTATCGCGCGCCATCATCAAT ATAATGGCGATGTGGGCGGTGACGCGCTTCTACAACCTGCTGCGCGCCGGCGTTACCTGGAAGGGCCCGGAGCTGATCGAGCTATGA